From the Solibacillus sp. FSL R5-0449 genome, one window contains:
- a CDS encoding small-conductance mechanosensitive channel, translating to MVVLERHTTVASPAKSEENFAAFHSQAHFWGRLTIWGVIICTIAFPLYLSFGLGYHPGWSVILTGFLSYGAVVSIIWFVEPISYYPILGVSGTYLAFLTGNIGNMCLPSASIAQSIVKAEPGTRKGEVTATLAISAASIVNTTMLIVVILGGSYLINALPESIRASFSFVLPAIFGGVLAQFALKKPVWGIGAIALGIFAALGPVPPSFQTFICIAGTVIFAVILEKMKASEQAS from the coding sequence ATGGTCGTTTTAGAGCGTCACACAACAGTTGCTTCACCTGCAAAAAGCGAGGAAAACTTTGCAGCATTTCATAGTCAAGCGCATTTCTGGGGACGTCTTACTATTTGGGGTGTCATCATTTGTACGATTGCCTTTCCCCTCTATTTATCGTTTGGTCTAGGGTATCATCCAGGCTGGTCTGTTATCTTAACAGGTTTTTTAAGTTACGGGGCCGTTGTATCAATCATCTGGTTTGTCGAACCAATTAGCTATTATCCTATTTTAGGTGTATCGGGTACGTATTTGGCCTTTCTTACAGGGAATATCGGGAATATGTGCTTACCTAGCGCATCTATTGCGCAATCCATCGTGAAAGCAGAGCCAGGAACACGCAAAGGTGAAGTGACAGCGACATTAGCGATTTCTGCTGCTTCGATTGTGAATACGACAATGCTAATAGTTGTAATTTTAGGTGGTTCGTATTTAATTAATGCATTGCCGGAGTCAATCCGCGCGAGCTTCAGTTTTGTATTGCCGGCTATTTTTGGAGGCGTACTCGCACAGTTTGCCCTTAAAAAGCCTGTTTGGGGGATAGGCGCAATCGCATTAGGTATATTCGCGGCACTTGGTCCTGTTCCGCCGTCGTTCCAAACATTTATTTGTATTGCAGGAACAGTTATCTTTGCGGTAATTCTTGAAAAAATGAAAGCGAGTGAACAAGCATCATGA
- a CDS encoding DUF5058 family protein, which produces MKLASEIMDHPVLWVLAFVIVLIVIFQAIVFIRISKKVAPEVGLTNKEVTSIIRTGAISSLGPSFAIIIVAISLITLIGEPTTMMRIGIVGSAPIETVGASLGAEAAGEQLSDKNFSAQAFTAAAWTMCLGGMGWLLVTALFTKSLGRLQTKLTSGGGSRAKWLSVVSTAAMIGAFGYFGGGQIAKGMNETIIFLVALLVMPAIMWAAQRFNQNWLREWSLGLVILVGMSVGYFLI; this is translated from the coding sequence TTGAAGTTAGCATCAGAAATTATGGATCATCCGGTATTATGGGTATTAGCGTTTGTCATTGTGCTCATCGTGATTTTCCAAGCGATTGTCTTTATACGTATTTCGAAAAAAGTTGCACCAGAAGTGGGTTTAACGAACAAAGAAGTCACTTCAATTATCCGCACAGGTGCAATTAGTTCACTCGGACCGTCATTCGCCATTATCATCGTTGCCATTTCTTTAATCACGTTAATTGGGGAACCAACAACAATGATGCGAATCGGTATTGTCGGATCCGCACCAATCGAAACAGTAGGAGCAAGTCTTGGGGCCGAAGCGGCTGGTGAACAGTTGAGTGACAAAAACTTCTCGGCACAAGCATTTACAGCAGCAGCGTGGACAATGTGCTTAGGTGGCATGGGCTGGTTGCTTGTAACAGCTTTATTCACGAAATCACTCGGCCGTCTTCAAACTAAGTTAACAAGTGGTGGCGGTAGTCGCGCAAAGTGGTTGAGTGTCGTTTCGACTGCAGCAATGATTGGTGCTTTCGGCTATTTTGGTGGAGGCCAGATCGCAAAAGGCATGAATGAAACGATTATTTTTTTAGTCGCTTTACTGGTCATGCCGGCTATTATGTGGGCAGCACAACGCTTCAACCAAAATTGGCTCCGTGAGTGGTCGCTAGGATTAGTTATTTTAGTCGGTATGAGCGTCGGATATTTCTTAATTTAA
- a CDS encoding helix-turn-helix domain-containing protein, which yields MSDGQEAILRQLTLSNKQLSILVESIRTITSKLHIDEVLHTIMRHALDVIPEADAGYLMLFDEQKQCLIPKTYIHFPPLIEQFQTKPNEAITGRVFATGIGEFFNSYDEIMAAMYHQNVSPHNLRTILKSAHVPQAALCVPITVDTKPIGIMILHQLQKKRDLTQEDLLFFQAFADQVGVAIQKAQYYEQMLEKVKEAHELSLALETKHTLLKQRYDVHARLNQLLLQNESISVILNELQILTQLPIGFYDAYDDVFFEDDLSIPHHTKTKIKKQLLFKMNPFEYRLKNDRSFIVYPLYNLDICLGSMIIEQKANISYKDQQTLEQGANILTLQILRNKNVQELHNKRIQETFHQIIDAPNQKSIASMAYHLDLDVQDYYRLCIIEFKQTADMLSIDQHLHQFITLLKEQFSGERKLLFYEKNKITLLIGVPSPIMLTSLHETFSKLQKKWQLQHKPLFRCAISKQYQTLQTVSALFEEALQTLRFLHVRDEWTITSYDKIGLNQLVLQIPPQDLANFIHEQIGELIVQSNKSHLYETLLAYFKFNRSIQQTAQHLHIHTNTLYQRLNRIEQMLNVSLQLQEEALKIQLACYLKENYLSPAEKREKM from the coding sequence ATGTCAGATGGACAAGAAGCAATTCTACGTCAATTAACACTATCGAATAAACAGTTATCTATCCTCGTGGAAAGTATCCGGACAATTACCTCCAAACTCCATATTGATGAAGTATTACATACGATCATGCGTCATGCTCTGGACGTTATTCCTGAAGCAGACGCAGGTTATTTAATGCTTTTCGATGAGCAAAAACAATGCCTTATCCCTAAAACCTATATTCATTTTCCTCCACTAATTGAGCAATTTCAAACGAAGCCAAATGAGGCCATCACTGGTCGTGTATTTGCGACAGGAATCGGTGAGTTCTTTAACAGTTACGATGAAATTATGGCTGCTATGTACCATCAAAATGTAAGCCCCCATAACTTACGGACAATTTTAAAGAGTGCACATGTCCCGCAGGCAGCACTTTGTGTACCGATAACTGTTGATACTAAACCGATTGGCATCATGATCCTTCACCAACTCCAAAAGAAAAGAGACCTCACACAAGAAGATCTATTATTTTTTCAAGCCTTTGCCGATCAGGTAGGGGTGGCAATTCAAAAAGCACAGTATTATGAACAGATGCTTGAAAAAGTAAAAGAAGCGCACGAACTGTCTCTGGCATTAGAGACAAAACATACCCTTCTTAAACAACGCTATGACGTACATGCTCGATTAAATCAATTGCTTTTGCAAAATGAATCCATATCCGTCATTTTAAATGAACTGCAAATCTTAACACAATTACCAATTGGTTTTTACGACGCATATGATGATGTGTTTTTTGAAGACGATCTGTCAATTCCCCATCACACAAAAACAAAAATAAAAAAACAATTACTCTTTAAAATGAATCCATTTGAATACCGGCTTAAAAATGACCGCAGCTTTATTGTTTATCCGCTCTATAATTTGGATATTTGTTTAGGGAGCATGATTATCGAACAGAAAGCCAACATTTCCTACAAAGATCAGCAAACACTGGAACAGGGGGCCAATATATTAACGCTGCAAATTTTACGCAATAAAAATGTTCAAGAACTCCATAACAAACGAATCCAGGAAACATTCCATCAAATTATCGATGCACCGAATCAAAAATCAATTGCCTCTATGGCATACCACTTGGATTTGGACGTACAGGATTACTACCGGTTATGTATTATCGAGTTCAAACAAACGGCGGACATGCTATCGATTGATCAGCATTTGCATCAATTCATCACGCTGCTAAAAGAACAATTTTCAGGTGAGCGGAAACTGCTGTTTTATGAAAAAAACAAAATTACGCTGTTAATTGGTGTGCCGTCGCCAATTATGCTTACATCTTTACACGAAACATTTTCGAAGCTTCAAAAAAAGTGGCAGTTACAGCATAAGCCGCTGTTTCGCTGTGCAATTAGTAAACAATATCAAACACTTCAGACGGTTTCTGCTCTTTTCGAGGAAGCACTGCAAACATTGCGTTTTTTACATGTTCGTGATGAATGGACAATTACAAGCTACGATAAAATCGGGCTCAATCAGCTAGTTTTACAAATCCCGCCACAGGATTTGGCGAACTTCATTCATGAACAAATCGGGGAGTTAATAGTGCAGTCGAACAAAAGCCACCTCTATGAAACATTGCTGGCCTATTTTAAGTTTAACCGTTCCATTCAGCAAACAGCCCAGCATTTACACATCCATACGAACACACTGTACCAGCGCTTAAACCGGATTGAACAGATGTTAAATGTCTCTTTGCAGCTACAGGAGGAAGCTTTGAAAATACAGTTAGCATGCTATTTAAAGGAAAATTATTTATCACCTGCAGAAAAACGAGAGAAAATGTAG
- a CDS encoding alanine/glycine:cation symporter family protein codes for MDWFGNILGEVNTLLYSYVLIVLLVGTGIFLTFKTKFIQFRLIKEMFKLITEAAPTDKSGKKGISSFQAFTISAASRIGTGNIAGVATAIALGGPGAIFWMWMIALIGAASALIESTLAQVYKVKDKSTGLFRGGPAYYMEKGLNKRWMGILFAIVITITYGFIFNSVQANTISIAFEESFGANRVVVGLILAALTGVIVFGGLKRIVSFTQIVVPVMAILYIVIALIVVFLNISEIPGVFLLIIKSAFGLEEAFAGMIGAAIMNGIKRGLFSNEAGIGSAPNAAATADVSHPVKQGLIQSLGVFIDTLVVCTATAAIVLLGDSYLQSDATSVNLTQASLVDSLGDWAGSFLAVIVFMFAFSTVIGNYYYGESNISFIKESKMGLLVFRVFVVLFVMFGSIAKVQIVWDLADLFMAFMAIINLLAVLQLWKVAKPVVNDYLHQRKQGKDPVFYKKNVPNIGEVECWGEDEEAARKH; via the coding sequence ATGGATTGGTTTGGCAATATATTGGGAGAAGTAAATACACTATTATATTCATATGTATTAATAGTTTTATTAGTAGGAACGGGTATATTTTTAACGTTCAAAACAAAGTTTATTCAATTTAGACTAATTAAAGAAATGTTCAAACTTATAACAGAAGCGGCACCAACAGATAAGTCAGGGAAAAAAGGGATCTCTTCATTTCAGGCATTTACAATATCTGCGGCTTCCCGTATCGGTACAGGGAATATAGCAGGTGTAGCGACGGCAATCGCTCTTGGCGGTCCCGGTGCAATTTTTTGGATGTGGATGATTGCGCTGATCGGTGCGGCATCTGCGCTAATCGAAAGTACGTTAGCACAAGTATATAAAGTTAAAGATAAAAGTACTGGGTTGTTTCGCGGTGGCCCTGCTTACTATATGGAAAAAGGTTTAAATAAAAGATGGATGGGCATTCTTTTTGCTATTGTCATTACGATTACTTATGGTTTTATTTTTAATTCCGTTCAGGCAAATACGATTTCCATTGCGTTTGAAGAGAGCTTTGGTGCCAATCGTGTTGTTGTAGGTTTAATATTGGCTGCCCTAACAGGGGTTATTGTTTTTGGAGGGCTGAAGAGAATTGTAAGCTTTACTCAAATAGTTGTTCCTGTTATGGCAATTTTGTATATTGTAATCGCACTTATTGTGGTATTCCTCAATATATCCGAAATTCCGGGTGTGTTTCTCCTTATCATAAAGTCTGCCTTTGGATTGGAAGAAGCTTTTGCAGGAATGATTGGTGCAGCAATTATGAATGGGATTAAACGCGGATTATTCTCAAATGAAGCAGGGATCGGGTCTGCACCTAATGCAGCAGCAACAGCAGATGTTTCCCATCCGGTTAAACAAGGTTTGATTCAATCTCTTGGTGTATTTATTGATACATTAGTAGTTTGTACTGCAACTGCAGCAATCGTATTATTAGGCGATTCATATCTTCAATCTGATGCAACTTCCGTTAATTTAACGCAAGCCTCTTTAGTAGATAGTTTAGGGGATTGGGCAGGAAGTTTCTTAGCGGTCATCGTATTTATGTTTGCTTTTAGTACAGTTATCGGCAATTACTACTATGGTGAATCGAATATTAGTTTTATAAAAGAGTCCAAAATGGGCTTATTAGTATTCCGTGTATTTGTCGTACTTTTCGTTATGTTTGGTTCAATTGCAAAAGTACAAATTGTATGGGATTTAGCCGATTTATTTATGGCCTTTATGGCAATCATCAACTTACTTGCTGTTCTTCAACTTTGGAAAGTAGCCAAACCGGTTGTTAATGATTATTTACATCAGCGCAAGCAAGGCAAAGATCCAGTGTTCTATAAGAAAAACGTACCTAATATAGGTGAAGTGGAATGCTGGGGAGAAGATGAGGAAGCAGCAAGAAAACATTAA
- the helD gene encoding RNA polymerase recycling motor HelD gives MNEQKRLNSVVNVINDQTQQLESETLKLRNEVVNTRKHFWDEIKVNTDSFDDFLETVINLRQEAQALAVGESTHHHAAKRLAVLHRMKAVPYFGRIDFLEEGFSEQEKIYIGISSLMDANGEDFLIYDWRAPISSVYYDYEPGPAQYTKPGGMVYGDLEKKWQYVIRNGKLQSMFDTSLTIGDEILQQVLGKGADKYMQSIVATIQKDQNRIIRHDQGRMLIVHGAAGSGKTSAALQRIAFLLYKYRDRIKADQIILFSPNAMFNSYVSNVLPELGEENMQQVTFQEYLDHRLSKDFHLENPFHQLEYVLTAATSPTYSARIKGIQFKASVKFVEAIKLYRETLEKSDLLFKDVKFRGKTIISAQQLSEKFYGDHISLSFQSRLEKLKDWLMNEIKETEKIERSQPWVEEEIELLSDETYHKIHKYLAKKKGFEREEQADYEMDHDALIQIIVRLKLKAVRKQIQTLDFIDLAGIYKQLFADPLLMQQQLKVEVPDEWEAICEDTLQTMEAGTLYYEDATPFLFLQELIQGFQTNRSIKHILIDEAQDYSPFQFEFLKRLFPSAKMTVLGDFNQAIFAHASGVGDFQILHQLYGEEETEVINMTRSYRSTKPIIEFTRSLIANGEEIIPFERAGELPVLNQVDNHAQLHQHIMSDISKLQSEGYNSIAVICKSAEESKTAFETLNKIDGIKLIKSGTAEFEQGVVVIPSYLAKGIEFEAVIIYDASESVYGDESLRRIFYTACTRAMHVLQLYSVGKPSPFMQKALEKNLIQLELNSESIR, from the coding sequence CTGAACGAACAAAAGCGGTTAAATAGTGTTGTGAACGTCATTAATGATCAAACACAACAACTGGAATCAGAAACGTTAAAGCTCCGAAATGAAGTAGTAAATACGCGTAAGCATTTTTGGGATGAAATTAAAGTGAATACGGATTCGTTTGATGACTTTTTGGAAACCGTTATTAACTTAAGACAAGAAGCGCAGGCATTAGCTGTTGGCGAGAGTACGCATCATCACGCAGCCAAAAGATTAGCGGTCTTGCATCGGATGAAGGCAGTTCCTTATTTTGGACGAATTGATTTTCTTGAAGAAGGTTTTTCAGAGCAGGAGAAAATTTATATTGGCATTTCATCTTTGATGGATGCAAATGGTGAGGACTTCCTTATCTATGACTGGAGAGCACCGATTTCAAGCGTCTATTATGATTATGAGCCTGGTCCAGCACAGTATACAAAGCCTGGGGGCATGGTTTACGGCGATCTCGAGAAAAAGTGGCAATACGTTATTCGTAACGGAAAACTGCAATCAATGTTTGACACAAGTCTTACAATTGGGGATGAAATTTTACAGCAGGTGCTTGGAAAAGGCGCGGATAAGTATATGCAAAGTATCGTCGCAACGATTCAAAAAGATCAAAACCGTATTATTCGCCATGATCAAGGGCGTATGCTTATCGTGCATGGTGCAGCCGGCAGTGGTAAAACTTCTGCAGCATTACAAAGAATCGCATTTTTATTATATAAATACCGGGACCGTATAAAAGCCGATCAAATTATATTATTTTCACCAAATGCTATGTTTAACAGCTATGTTTCCAACGTACTGCCGGAGCTTGGAGAAGAAAATATGCAGCAAGTAACATTTCAGGAGTATTTGGATCACCGTTTAAGTAAAGATTTTCACTTAGAAAATCCATTTCATCAGCTGGAATATGTGCTGACTGCTGCAACCAGTCCTACGTACAGTGCAAGGATTAAAGGCATTCAATTTAAAGCATCCGTTAAATTTGTTGAGGCGATTAAACTGTATCGAGAAACGTTGGAAAAATCGGACCTGCTATTTAAAGATGTAAAGTTCAGAGGGAAAACGATTATTTCGGCGCAGCAATTATCGGAGAAGTTTTATGGGGATCATATTTCACTGAGCTTCCAAAGCAGACTTGAAAAACTGAAAGACTGGCTAATGAATGAAATTAAAGAAACCGAAAAAATAGAACGCTCTCAGCCATGGGTAGAAGAGGAAATTGAGCTACTGAGCGATGAGACGTATCATAAAATTCATAAGTATTTAGCAAAGAAAAAGGGCTTTGAACGAGAAGAGCAGGCAGATTATGAAATGGATCACGACGCGCTTATTCAAATAATTGTCCGTCTGAAATTGAAGGCAGTGAGAAAACAAATTCAAACACTGGATTTTATAGATTTAGCTGGCATTTATAAACAGCTTTTTGCGGACCCATTATTGATGCAACAGCAACTAAAAGTAGAAGTACCGGATGAATGGGAAGCGATATGTGAAGATACACTTCAAACGATGGAAGCGGGGACGCTGTATTATGAAGATGCGACACCATTTCTATTTTTGCAGGAATTGATTCAAGGTTTTCAAACAAACCGGTCGATCAAGCACATTCTCATTGATGAAGCACAGGATTATTCGCCGTTTCAATTTGAATTTCTGAAGCGCTTATTCCCTTCTGCCAAAATGACCGTGCTAGGAGATTTTAATCAGGCTATTTTTGCGCATGCAAGTGGCGTAGGAGATTTTCAAATCCTTCACCAGCTTTATGGAGAAGAAGAAACGGAAGTTATCAATATGACCCGAAGTTATCGTTCGACGAAGCCGATTATAGAATTTACACGGAGTCTTATTGCAAATGGAGAAGAAATTATTCCGTTTGAACGTGCTGGCGAACTGCCGGTGTTGAACCAAGTAGATAATCATGCACAATTGCATCAGCACATTATGTCAGACATTTCAAAATTGCAAAGTGAAGGCTATAACAGTATCGCGGTTATTTGCAAATCTGCAGAAGAAAGTAAGACAGCATTTGAAACGTTAAATAAAATTGACGGAATTAAGCTGATAAAAAGCGGTACAGCAGAGTTCGAGCAAGGAGTTGTAGTCATTCCTTCTTACTTAGCGAAGGGGATTGAATTTGAAGCAGTCATTATTTATGACGCATCCGAAAGTGTGTATGGAGATGAAAGTTTACGCAGAATCTTTTATACAGCGTGCACGAGAGCAATGCACGTGCTGCAACTTTACAGTGTAGGGAAACCGAGTCCTTTTATGCAAAAGGCTTTAGAAAAGAATCTTATACAACTTGAGTTGAACTCAGAAAGTATTAGATAA
- a CDS encoding murein transglycosylase: MRIIKIVLLAILAIPAFFILILTIASFDYFYYPIIGYKAENAAEASLEDKYNEDFVIDESTYSKPLGDDYGDYHIIAHPKKNPDLEVTVSVSEKMEPLSDTYLQMHWRDQLNTQFGLLYEELYGTVENYSYMVNVTFSDEIEAQYDHTDTYEGILQKEAKGIGNIVFANVILKSSNNMNDQLEKAYKMIQHFKEQNLNYFNIEIVYFNEKLQKQLTKKDRQLPYNEFNFKHLDDRTARFYFSYESEDAASVKELNQLKSPADLEQYVKDMN; encoded by the coding sequence ATGCGAATAATAAAGATTGTGTTACTGGCGATACTTGCAATTCCAGCGTTCTTTATTTTAATACTTACGATTGCTTCTTTTGATTATTTTTACTATCCGATTATAGGCTACAAAGCGGAAAATGCCGCCGAAGCTTCACTTGAAGACAAATATAACGAAGACTTTGTGATTGATGAATCAACCTACTCTAAACCATTGGGCGATGATTACGGAGATTATCATATTATCGCTCATCCAAAAAAGAATCCTGATTTGGAAGTTACCGTTTCGGTTAGTGAAAAGATGGAGCCGCTTTCTGATACGTATTTGCAAATGCATTGGCGAGATCAGCTGAATACGCAATTTGGGTTGCTGTATGAAGAACTTTATGGAACGGTTGAAAATTATTCCTATATGGTCAATGTGACGTTTTCGGATGAAATCGAAGCACAATATGACCATACCGACACCTATGAGGGTATTTTACAAAAGGAAGCGAAAGGTATCGGAAATATTGTCTTTGCCAATGTAATTCTGAAATCATCCAACAATATGAACGATCAGCTGGAGAAAGCTTATAAGATGATCCAGCATTTTAAAGAACAGAATTTAAATTACTTCAACATTGAAATTGTATACTTTAATGAAAAGTTGCAAAAACAGCTGACGAAAAAGGACCGCCAACTTCCCTATAATGAATTTAATTTCAAACATTTGGATGATAGAACTGCAAGATTTTATTTCTCTTATGAATCAGAGGATGCAGCGTCTGTAAAAGAACTGAATCAGCTAAAATCCCCCGCAGATTTGGAGCAGTATGTTAAAGATATGAATTGA
- a CDS encoding GNAT family N-acetyltransferase: MLHLKTITKDNWIKAISLKVREDQVNFVASNVVSLAQLNFLENFHAKGIYFGEAMVGFTLYGLDEDDHEYWIYRMMIDEKHQGKGYGKEAVRLVIEDIQTMKEPHHQTISLSYEPDNEHAKRLYEKMGFKEIDGLVIEGEQVARYTY, from the coding sequence ATGCTGCATTTAAAAACGATTACAAAAGATAATTGGATAAAAGCAATCTCGCTAAAAGTACGGGAGGATCAAGTAAATTTTGTCGCCTCGAATGTAGTGTCATTGGCACAGTTGAACTTTCTGGAAAACTTCCATGCGAAAGGAATTTACTTTGGGGAGGCAATGGTCGGGTTCACGCTTTATGGTCTCGATGAGGATGACCATGAATATTGGATTTACCGGATGATGATCGATGAAAAACATCAAGGGAAAGGTTATGGCAAAGAGGCGGTTCGGCTTGTTATAGAGGATATTCAAACAATGAAAGAGCCTCACCATCAAACGATTTCCCTTTCCTATGAACCTGATAATGAGCATGCAAAGCGCCTCTATGAAAAAATGGGCTTCAAGGAAATTGACGGCCTTGTAATTGAAGGTGAGCAAGTAGCACGCTATACGTATTAG
- a CDS encoding staygreen family protein: MSNFNPERLSVEYRDGVTATEPIISRHHTLTHSDDTGDLFLTIGTQFAWDKVNPELRDEVLGEWKTNGHYWYYNAYVIVNTQNQDFDTAIRRYEVFRRELPLALTAIRYGDRLLFDRYPTLDNGLIIMNFMSTYPQLYKQEMYGTFSSYSTLF, from the coding sequence ATGAGCAATTTCAATCCCGAAAGACTATCCGTTGAATACAGGGATGGTGTTACTGCAACGGAACCTATTATTTCAAGACATCACACGCTGACCCATTCTGATGATACTGGAGATTTATTTTTAACAATTGGGACGCAGTTTGCCTGGGACAAAGTAAATCCCGAACTGCGTGATGAAGTACTCGGTGAATGGAAAACAAATGGACACTATTGGTATTACAATGCCTATGTAATTGTTAATACACAAAATCAGGATTTCGATACAGCGATTCGGCGGTATGAAGTTTTCCGGCGCGAATTGCCGCTTGCATTGACAGCCATCCGTTACGGTGACCGCTTATTATTCGACCGCTATCCGACTTTGGACAACGGATTAATCATTATGAACTTCATGTCCACTTATCCGCAGTTATATAAACAAGAGATGTATGGGACTTTCAGCAGTTATTCTACATTATTTTAA
- a CDS encoding DMT family transporter — protein MKINKGVFFVLLGAGCFGFTPVFAKMGFGHGYTLGQINLVQMVISFLLLWSITFLKGFGMKGLTKKNILPIMITGCFIGLTSIFYYGSMQYLPASLAIILMFQFVWIGIVFEWVFNKIKPAPITVLAIVLILIGVFFASNILTGDIQGLPIKGFVMGILSAFTYAAFIFFSGKVAVDVHPLTRTSLMVTGSTILVFLIFMKDIPAVFPLEGSLVSSAAGVSIFGAVLPPLFYAVGAPLISGGLANILTSVELPVAILSASIILAETVTALQWIGIVLILVAIVLNEIGPNINRMRKRTKRSILHPHNKN, from the coding sequence ATGAAGATAAATAAAGGAGTATTCTTTGTACTGCTCGGTGCAGGATGCTTTGGATTTACACCGGTATTTGCCAAAATGGGATTCGGTCATGGCTATACTCTTGGTCAAATCAATCTTGTTCAAATGGTCATTTCCTTTCTGCTATTATGGTCGATCACTTTCCTAAAAGGGTTCGGTATGAAGGGTCTGACTAAAAAGAACATCCTTCCCATTATGATTACCGGCTGTTTTATCGGTTTAACAAGTATTTTTTACTATGGTTCGATGCAGTATTTACCTGCTTCACTGGCCATCATTTTAATGTTTCAGTTTGTTTGGATCGGTATTGTGTTCGAATGGGTTTTCAATAAAATTAAACCGGCCCCAATTACTGTATTGGCGATTGTTCTTATTTTAATCGGTGTATTTTTCGCATCGAATATATTAACCGGTGATATCCAAGGTCTTCCGATTAAGGGATTTGTAATGGGGATATTATCTGCCTTTACTTATGCTGCCTTTATCTTTTTCAGCGGTAAAGTTGCTGTAGATGTCCATCCATTAACCCGTACTTCTTTAATGGTGACAGGTTCCACAATTTTAGTATTTTTGATTTTTATGAAGGACATCCCTGCTGTATTTCCTCTTGAAGGAAGCTTAGTATCGAGTGCTGCCGGGGTTTCAATATTTGGAGCCGTGTTGCCGCCACTGTTTTATGCAGTCGGAGCACCACTCATTTCAGGAGGTTTGGCGAATATATTAACTTCTGTTGAATTGCCTGTCGCGATTTTGTCGGCGAGCATTATTCTGGCTGAAACGGTCACAGCTTTGCAATGGATTGGGATTGTGCTGATTCTCGTTGCGATTGTATTAAATGAAATCGGTCCAAATATTAATCGGATGAGAAAGCGTACAAAAAGATCCATACTACATCCGCATAATAAAAATTAA
- the ybaK gene encoding Cys-tRNA(Pro) deacylase translates to MAKKQAKTNAVRLIEQKKIAHEIFEYTINDGEAVDGLTVAGKIGQPALHVYKTLVATAGKGNYFVFVIPVDAELNLKAAAKVVGQKKIEMLPVKELLGLTGYIRGGCSPIGMKKLFPTIIEEAATALDYIIVSAGKIGMQIKLAPEDLQKATNGQFASIVSS, encoded by the coding sequence TTGGCGAAGAAGCAAGCAAAAACAAATGCAGTTCGTTTAATTGAGCAGAAAAAAATTGCACATGAAATCTTTGAGTATACGATCAACGATGGGGAAGCAGTGGATGGATTGACCGTTGCCGGCAAAATCGGCCAGCCTGCCCTTCATGTCTATAAAACATTGGTTGCAACTGCAGGAAAGGGCAATTATTTTGTTTTCGTCATTCCCGTAGATGCGGAATTGAATTTAAAGGCCGCAGCAAAAGTGGTAGGGCAAAAGAAAATTGAGATGCTTCCGGTTAAGGAGCTTCTTGGCTTAACGGGTTATATTCGCGGGGGCTGCTCACCGATCGGGATGAAAAAGCTTTTTCCGACTATTATTGAGGAAGCGGCGACTGCATTGGATTATATTATTGTCAGTGCAGGCAAAATCGGGATGCAGATTAAGCTTGCACCGGAAGATTTACAAAAGGCAACGAACGGTCAATTTGCATCGATTGTCTCATCATAG